The Phalacrocorax carbo chromosome 30, bPhaCar2.1, whole genome shotgun sequence region CATCCTGACACCCTGCGTGCGTGTCCCCGAGGTGCCGTCTGTGATTTTCGCCTCTCCTACGGGCGCCTCTTCGGTCGCCGCGCTGCCGTCGTGGCCGTTAACCGGGACCGGGCGCAGCTTCTCCGTAATTCCGACGTCTTCTGGAAACCCCGGCTCGCCGTGCAAGGTCAGAcctgtccccccaccctcctccccggagcctccccgctccccgcctGAAATGGGCAGCGTGGGGTGCGATGAGTTGGGCGTTCTCGGCAGGCGACGCCGCCTCCTTCGTGGTGCGGTTGGCGCAGAGCCTGCGGGGCTACTCCTGCCCCAAGGACTGGGTGGAGGAGCTGCGCGAGGCCGATCGGAAAAAGGAGCAGGCTAACCGGTGAGCGCCCgcgggacggggacggggacaggacCAGGTATGGAGATGGGGACGGGGTGGGGACAGGCTCAGGACCAGGTATGGagacggggacggggacggggacaggctCAGGACCAGGTATGGagatggggacggggacggggacaggctCAGGACCAGGTATGGAGATGGGGACGGGGTGGGGACAGGCTCAGGACCAGGTATGGagacggggacggggacggggacggggacaggctCAGGACCAGGTATGGAGATGGGGACGGGGTGGGGACAGGCTCAGGACCAGGTATGGagacggggacggggacggggacaggctCAGGACCAGGTATGGAGATGGGGACGGGGTGGGGACAGGCTCAGGACCAGGTATGGagacggggacggggacggggacaggctCAGGACCAGGTATGGAGATGGGGACGGGGTGGGGACAGGCTCAGGACCAGGTATGGAGATGGGGACGGGGTGGGGACAGGCTCAGGACCAGGTATGGAGacggggatggggtggggacaGGCTCAGGACCAGGTATGGagacggggacggggacaggctCAGGACCAGGTATGGAGATGGGGACGGGGTGGGGACAGGCTCAGGACCAGGTATGGagacggggacggggacggggacaggctCAGGACCAGGTATGGAGATGGGGACGGGGTGGGGACAGGCTCAGGACCAGGTATGGAGATGGGGACGGGGTGGGGACAGGCTCAGGACCAGGTATGGAGacggggatggggtggggacaGGCTCAGGACCAGGTATGGagacggggacggggacggggacaggctCAGGACCAGGTATGGagacggggacggggacaggctCAGGACCAGGTATGGAGATGGGGACGGGGTGGGGACAGGCTCAGGACCAGGTATGGAGATGGGGACGGGGACAAGGATAGGAATGGGGACAAGGAGAGGATCAGGGACTggggtggggacggggacaaggatggggacggggatggggctgggctcagggatggggacagggaggtgCATGGATCTTGTCCTATTTGTGGGGTGGCTCCTCATTCCCAGTCCTTAGGGGGATCCCAGCTCGGGGGTTCCCTCTTCACAGTCCTTGGGGAATCCCAACCCATTTCCAATAAGGGGGCACCCCCATTCCCAGTCCTTGGGGAATCCCAACCCATTTCCAacatcccccccatccccattcTTTGGGGGATCCCACCCACCTCTTTCCTTACCcggaggggtgtgtgtgggtgtctCCCCACCCCGAACAGGGAGAAGGCAGCGACCCCCACCGCGCAACACCTGAACCCCCTGGACCTGCTGCACCGCTTGGATGCGCTGCTGCCTCCCGAGAGCCTCCTCGTAGCCGACGGCGGGGACTTTGTGGGCACCGCCGCCTACATCGTCCGTCCCCGGCGTCCCCTCGCCTGGCTGGACCCCGGTAAGGACCCCCCCCGACTCCCCGCCCCACCCCGGGCACGCTGTCACCGTCAGGGACGCACACCCGCGGGTGACGCCACCGGTTGTTGTCTCCGCAGGAGCTTTTGGCACGTTGGGAGTCGGCGGAGGGTTCGCGCTCGGCGCCAAGCTCTGCCGTCCCGAGGCCGAGGTGTGGGGacgcggggggcggggggggggcgcctGGGTGGGGACGGCGGCCACGGTGTCACCCGCGTGGCCTCACGGTGTCTGTCCCCTCCCCGGCGCCAGGTGTGGGTCCTCTACGGCGACGGCTCGCTGGGCTACAGCGTGATGGAGTTTGACACCTTCGTGCGGCACAAGGTCGGACGGGGCTAAAAatgggggggggagtgggggtcCTGTCCCCGTTCCAGGGTGTCACGGGGGCGCGGTGTCCCCTACAGACGCCCGTCATCGCGCTGGTGGGCAACGACGCGTGCTGGAGCCAGATTTCCCGGGAACAAGTGGCTTTGCTGGGCAGCAACGTGGCGTGTGGCCTCGAGTACCTGGGTGAGCCCTGTGtgtgtccccctcccctttgTCCCCAGATTTGGGGACACCTGGGTGACCCTGTGTCATCCTAGGGTGGGTTGAGCAATGCCTGGTGGCATCAGGTCACCTTGGGGTGGATCAAGACTTGCCTGGTGGCACCGTGTCCCCCTTGGGAGGGTCAGGGAACACCTGGTGGCACCGTGTCCCCCTCGGGAGGGTCAGGGCACGCCTGGTGGCACCGTGTCCCCCTCGGGAGGGTCAGGGCACGCCTGGTGGCACCGTGTCCCCCTCGGGAGGGTCAGGGCACGCCTGGTGGCACCGTGTCCCCCTCGGGAGGGTCAGGCCATGGCTGGTGGCACCGTGTCCCCCTCGGGAGGGTCAGGCCATGGCTGGTGGCACCATGTCCCCCTTGGGAGGGTCAGGCCATGGCTGGTGGCACCGTGTCCCCCTTGGGTGGGTCAGGGCACGCCTGGTGGCACCGTGTCCCCCTCGGGAGGGTCAGGCCGTGGCTGGTGGCACCGTGTCCCCCTTGGGAGGGTCAGGGCTCGCCTGGTGGCACCGTGTCCCCCTCGGGAGGGTCAGGGCACGCCTGGTGGCACCGTGTCCCCCTTGGGAGGGTCAGGGCACGGCTGGTGGCACCATGTCCCCCTCGGGAGGGTCAGGCCATGGCTGGTGGCACCGTGTCCCCCTTGGGAGGGTCAGGGCTCGCCTGGTGGCACCGTGTCCCCCTTGGGAGGGTCAGGGCTCGCCTGGTGGCACCGTGTCCCCCTCGGGAGGGTCAGGGCACGCCTGGTGGCACCGTGTCCCCCTCGGGAGGGTCAGGGCACGCCTGGTGGCACCGTGTCCCCCTCGGGAGGGTCAGGGCACGCCTGGTGGCACCGTGTCCCCCTTGGGGAGGTTGTAGCTCGGTGTCACCCCACCTCGGGCCGTGCCCAGTGCCCCTCTGTCACCCCACTGTCACCCCACTCCCGTGGAGGTGACGGGGCCACCGCCAACTGTCCCCGTCCCTACAGACTACCACGCGGTGGCCGAAGCTCTGGGCGGCAAAGGCTTCGTGGTGGGTCGCCAGGACTGCGAGCGGCTGGACGCCGTCCTCCGCGCCGCGCAGGACGCCTGCCGCCAGGGCCGCCCCGTCCTCATCAACGCCCTCATCGGCAGGACCGACTTCCGCGACGGCTCCATCTCCGTCTAGGGGCggcgtcccccccccccaaaacgtCCCAGCCGGGTCCCCAGcttgggggggggacacacacagactcagagggaaggggtgggggtttgggggatgCGTGTGCTGTCCCCCGTCCTAGGGGACATCcacattccccccacccccggcaaTAAAACAGCACCCTGTGCCCACAAGCCCCTACCCCCTGCCATCAATTTGGGTGCtgacaccctggggaccccccccaagtGGCGTTTTGGGGACTGTCACCCCCCCCTTTGTTGGAGAAGCGCCGCACCTACAACGTGCCAAGCCCAGGGGCGAGTGCAGCTTGTGTCATTTATTGCTGGTGACGGTGACAAGGCGgtggcagggcgggggggggtcaggCCACCccgtggggggtgggggggcagttttgtcacccccccagcccacctgcACCCCCTGCCCGGGTGCTTTAACACTGGTGGCTCAGCCCGGCCGGGCCGGTGGTTTCACATTCAGCTGGTTCCTTTAAGGCTAATACTGAGCAAGgctgtttggggggggggggtggtattttggggagccccccccccccataacACTGGcagtgggtttgttttggggggatAAAAAGGGGGGGGGTTCTTTGttgcacacacacgcacacaaagCTCGAGTAATAAATAAAGCTCAGCGCTCCCGTACCggcagcacccccaccccctccttggcatcggggtgggggggactagaaaatggggggggggtccccactgCCACCCAGGCTGGGCGTGGGTGGCAGGAGGGAACCCCGTCGCTCTCTTTGGGGTGCGCACATGGAAGGGaaagggggtttgggggagtggggggggggcagccccccaccaGCCTGAGCGATGGAGGTCATGGACCCTTGTCAATATTTCCTAATactgggtttgtttggggtttttttggggggggtgagggggaaggagaagggggcaAAGAGGCACTTGGGGGCGAAGAGGCACTTGAGGGCAAAATTTGGCcgtataaaataaaaaaaaatagccgAGCAAGAGGCGCTGAGCCCCGCATCGctcctctgcccccccccccccccaaaaaaaaaccacttggggtggggagggggggcagaaACCAGAGGCAGGGCTGTTTTGGGggtgtcccccaccccctcccctcaccgAAGGCGGCGTGACCCGCGCCGTCGGGGGCCGCTCCTGCTCGTCGGGGGGCCGCTCCTGCTCGGCGCTGTGCAAATCGAAGGCATCTAGAGGCAagtgctgcttgcttttttggtCGCTCTCGcaccggcggcggcaccggcggCGCTACCGGCGGCGGCAGCCGGTCTCACAGGCAGACGTTGATCTGCTTGGCGAGTTCCCGCTCGAGGTCGAGGATGAGCGCGTCGAAGTCCTTGAGGTTTAGGCGAGGGCCGAAGGGCGCCTCGGCCTCCTCGCCCAGGTCGAAATCGGTCACGAAGAGGGTCCGCCGGCGCGGGGACCGGCGCGCCGACACCCCGGTTTCACCGTCGCCGGCTGCCGCCTCGGCGTCGCCGGCAGCGCCGGGTACCAGCAGGAATCGGTGGTCGCAGACGCTCCAGTCGCCGGCGTAGCGGTTGCTGGGGGGGCTCTCCGGTCCTCGGGGGCGGTGACGGGCCACCACCgcgctctccagcaggtccagTCGCAGCGGAGGCCCCCGTTGGTGCTGCGGGCAACTGGGCTGCGCCCCCTCCCGAAGTTGGGGGGCCAGGGATGAgcggggggctgcagagagagcagttaaggggtggggggtgtcacCAGGAGGTTTGTTGGTGCTGGGGGTGGAGTGGAAAAATGCGGAGCCCATGGAGCCTTTGTTGGGAATGGAGGGGGGGGGCCCATTACTGGAGATGGTGGCACATGCCAGCAAGGAATAGGGGGACCCCCACAAGAGTTGGATTTTGGGGGGCAAGGGACCAGCTCCTGGAAAAATGGGGCGATGGGGGGGGTTCCAGACCTTTTGCTGGAGCTTGGGGGGGGGCCATGGTCCAGCTACCAGgtatggggtgggggtgggggctccACAGCAGTGATGTGGGGGTCACAGACCCCTGGAGAAGCTGTTGGGGACGGTGACTCACGGGGAAGCCAtggcggggaggcggggggatCACTCATCCCCTCTGGGCTGAGGGGGGGGGTCCCAAAAGCAGCCACATGGGTGTCACAGACCCCTGGAGCAGCCTTTGGGGAGTGACTCATGGGGAAGCCATGGTGGGGAGGGTCACAGATCCCCTCTGGGCTGGAGGGTGGCCCCCAAGAGCAGCCACATGGGGGTTACGGACCCCTGGAGAAGCTGCTGAAGATGGTGGCCCATGGGGAAGCCATGGGTGGGGTCACTCATCCcctctgggctgggggggggggccccctATGAGCAGCCACATGGGGGGTCACAGACCCCTGGAGCAGCCTTTGGGGACAGTAACCCATAGGGAAGCcatggggggacggggggggtgTCACAGATCCCCTCTGGGCTTGTGGGGGGCCCCCCACGAGCAGCCACATGGGGGTCACAGACCCCTGGAGCAGCCTTTGGGGACAGTAACCCATAGGGAAGCcatggggggacgggggggggtgtcacagaTCCCCTCTGGGCTTGTGGGGGGCCCCCCACGAGCAGCCACATGGGGGTCACAGACCCCTGGAGCAGCCTTTGGGGACTGACTCATGGGGAAGCCATGGTGGGGAGGGTCACAGATCCcctctgggctgggggggggggccctaTGAGCAGCCACATGGGGGTCACAGACCCCTGGAGCAACCTTTGGGGACAGTAACCCATAGGGAAGCcatggggggacgggggggggggtgtcacagaTCCCCTCTGGGCTTGTGGGGGGCCCCCCACGAGCAGCCACATGGGGGTCACAGACCCCTGGAGCAGCCTTTGGGGACTGACTCATGGGGAAGCCATGGTGGGGAGGGTCACAGATCCcctctgggctggggggggcccccAAGAGCAGCCACATGGGGGTCATGGACCCCTGGAGAAGCTGCTGAAGATGGTGGCCCATGGGGAAGCCATGGGTGGGGTCACAGATCCcctctgggctggggggggggcccccAAGAGCAGCCACATGGGGGTCACGGACCCCTGGAGCAGCCTTTGGGGAGTGACTCATGGGGAAGCCATGGTGGGGAGGGTCACAGATCCcctctgggctggggggggggcccccAAGAGCAGCCACATGGGGGTCATGGACCCCTGGAGCAATCTTTGGGGACTGACTCATGGGGAAGCCATGGTGGGGAGGGTCACAGATGGGGCCACATGGGGGTTACGGACCCCTGGAGAACCTGCTGGGGATGGTGGTGcatggaggggtgggggtcacagacctcccccaccccccagatcAGCTGCCACTGATGGTGGCCCAGGTGGTGGCCGTGCAAAGAGCCCCCCCCATCAAGTAGAGGGGGTGCTGGTGTCCCCCCTCAACCCCACTCACCCGGCCAGGCCTGGAGCAGGTAATGCAGCACCTCGATGTGCCTCTTGAAGTCAACGGCGCTGGCGATGTCCTCGCAGTGGGCGTAGCCGCGGGTGCCGGTGCCACGCCAGGGTTCCTGGTTCTGCGTGAGCAGGACGGGTCCGAAGCAGACGGCGATGTTCTGCGAGTTCATGCGGTTGAACTCGTGGAAAGAGGCCACCAGGCTGAGGTGGTCCAGGAGCCGCGTCAGCGTGGCCTGGGGGGACGAGGTGACCTCAAGTGGGGACGTCCTGTTGTCCCAcaacccccccgccccccccaaaacAGAGCCGAGGGGAATCGCCCCAGGGGATTTGGCTGCGGACGGTCCCTGATGTCACCGGGGCCGAGTTACACAGGGAATGCGGAGgtggaaataaattattatatattGGGGGGGAGTAaagacccccccaaaaaaatactTGTGGGGGGGTCCTGAGGAGGGAGGTGACACTGAAGACGTGCCACAGGACCGTCCGCAGTGGTGAATCGGGATGGAGGGGAACCCCGGGGCTGAGTggcaccgggaccccccccaaatccctcgCCAGGTACCCCCTTTTTGGTGCTGGGCACCCACCTTCTCGACATCGGGCAGGCAGTCGAGCAGGGTGACGGCGTCCCGCTCTCccgggggggtccgggggggtcGCTTGGCCATGGCCTCCAGTACGACGTGGTAGAGCGTGGGAGTGATGAGCGGCGTGGGCAGCTCCCGCAGGTAATCCTTGAGGATCCCTGTGGGCGAGAGGAGGTTGGGGGGGACATGCCATGGGGGGCACCCCCCTGGGAGCCACGGGAGCACCCCGCCAGGACGAGCACCCACCCGTGATGACGTTGATGTCGGGGTAGAGCTGCTCCGAGAGCGTCACGGCCGCGCTGTCCCTCTCAAAGGCATCGCGAAGCTCCTTCTTGACGGCGGCCGAGCCGCAGAGCCGGTACAACCCCACCACCTGCAAACGAGGCCATCGTCACTGCGGTTTGAGAGGGGGTTCATCCACCGCCACCCCCCTGTAGCCGTCACCGTCCATCCCCGCTCACCTTCAGCCCTCGTTTCTCTATCTCGGTCACGCATTTCTGGATGAGCAGGGGCACTTTGGTGGCCGCCTTCTCCCTCTCCACCAGCTGGCCCAGCTCCACGCCGAAGACGCGGGGTTCCCGCTCACTGGGACCGTCCCATTGCTCCACCAAGGTGAATTTGGAGTAGAGGATGCCGCGAGGTTGCAGCCGCACCGCCAGCTGCTGGGCCCGGCAACCTGCGGAGCCGAGCCGGTACCGTCAATGGGGCACCGAGCCGCcgaacccccaaaacccaccccactGCCCGGCCGTACCTCTGAAGATGTGGGGCAGGACCACGGTGCCGTGGCAGCAGAGGCGGTTGCGGCAAGAGGTGGGATCCCACGAGAAAACGATCACCTTAAGGTGCCGGGCACCCTCTAGCTCCAGGTTGAAGGTGTGGTTGAGGCCGAGGAACGCCGTCTTGCAGGGCAGCAAAGCCGTGCGAGCCCGGTTGGCCGCGTCCACCTGCAACACGCAGAAAACCTCCCGGGCTTCGGCCCGCGGCGGCTTCAGGTCCCGCACGCCATGGAGGTGAACGCTCACCAGCCCGGAGATGTGCTGCCCGCACCGCGGCGGCGTCTCCCCGCAGCTGTAGGGGCGGAAAGCGCCCACATCCAGCCCGTTTCCCCCATCCTCCGGTTCGGCACGCGCTCCGGCTTTAGCCGGCAGCTCCGGGGAGTCGCCGTCGCTCAAGTAGCCGCCTTTGCCGGCTGCTTTGGCTCGCGGCAGCCCCGGCCGTGAAGCCACGCTGCTGTCTAGGTGGTAGCGGCTGATGACGTTGCTGGATTCCTTGCGGGTTTCGGGGGGCGAGGTGCCGCCCTCttggccccggggccgggggctgcgtAGGCTCAGCTTCCTCCGTAGCTCCGGCAGCTTCTTCATCTTCATGGAGAGGCGACGAACGGTACCTGGAGACTTCACCTTGTTGAGCGAACGGCCCTTCttggggctggcggggggagagggggtggTCGGCCCCGTCCCCGAGCTCACACAGGGGATCGGCATCTTCCCTGCAAGGTGGGAAAAGGGGGTTTACTGGGAAGCCtgggtgggagggggctgctCACTGGAAAgtgctgtggggagaggggaggctcctgtgggatggggagcgGGTGGTGGGGTCTGGGGGACATTCTTctgtgggatggggtggggatgcGGACtacaggggctgggggacaaTGTCCTGTGGGACAGGCACAGGGTGGGGACTGTGGGGTCTGGGGGACACTCCcctggggtggggacaggggctgtggggtcctgGGGACACTCTCCTCAGGGATGCGGGCTGCTGGGTCTGGGGGGCACTCCcctggggtggggacaggggctgtggggtcctgGGGACACTCTCCTCAGGGATGCGGGCTGCTGGGTCTGGGGGGCACTCCcctggggtggggacaggggctgtggggtctgGGGGACACTGTCCTGGGGgatgggggctgcagggttggGGACACTCCCCTGGGTTGGGaacaggggctgtggggtcctgGGGACACTCTCCTCAGGGATGGGGGCTGCTGGGTCTGGGGGACACTCCcctggggtggggacaggggctgtggggtctgGGGGACACTCTCCTCAGGGATGGGGACTGCAGGGTCTGGGGGACACTCCCCTGAGGTGGGgacaggggctgtggggtcctgGGGACCCTCTCCTGGGGTgtggggaagggatggggaCTGTGGGGTCCAGGAGACATCCTTGGGGACAGGGGCTGTAAGGTTCGAAGGACACTGTCCAGGGGTACTGGGAAGGGACAGGAACCACTGGCCTGAGGACAGGGAAGGGATGAGGACCACGGGATCGGGGTGATGCCGTCCTAGGGGAGAGGGACCACGGGgtctgggggacactggggccAGGGACCACTGGGTCTGGGGACCACAGGGTCCAGGGGACACAGGGACCAGGAAACCTCACGGGGACAGAGAAAGGACGAGGACCATGGGGTGCTGTGGATGGAGACAGGACCGTGGGGTCCAGGGGACACTCTCCTGGAGGGGTGACAGGAGGACAAGGGCTGTGGGGGACCGGGGGCCACCACTGTCCCACCTCTCCCTGACCCGCAGCCGCCTGCCACCCCTCACCGCAAGCCTGGGTCCTGCTGGCTCCCGGCTCCTCTCCTCGGCCAGCCGCGGGCACTGCTGGGGCCACGCCACTGCGGGGGCCGGAGCTCTCCGCCGTCCCCAGACCGCCCCGGGAGGGGTCTTCCCTACCCGTCTTCGGGGGTGACTCCCCACCACGGCCCCTCTCGGCGTCACGGCTTCCTCCGCTCCACGGCTTCCAGGAGCTGCCAGGCCGGGGGTCCTCGTCTTCGGGGATGGGGTTGTACCAGATCTCGCCCTCGCTGCTGGCACCGCCGGCGTCCGCCTCGGCTCCGCTGCCCGGCTCGTCCAGCCCTGGTCCCTTCGCCGACGACAGCACCCAGTGCCGGCTGCTCCGCTCCAAGCTCTGCAGGTAGGCGCCGTGCCCGGGGCTCCTACCGGGACCACCCAGCTCCCCAGAGCCATTCACCGCCTCGGCTTCCTCCGCTGGCTCCACATCTTCCTCGCTGGGCTGCTCGATGCCAGGCCGGGGGTTGCTGGGGGCAGGGTCCGGCTCGCTGGTGTCCGCCGGATCCgaggagggtttggggggcagCGGCCGCCTCTCATCGCGGCCACCGCAGGAGAAACGGGCCCAGTTCTGCTTACGCGATGCCGCCGGCACCGCCTCCACCGGTGCTGCCTCGGGGTCCACCGGAGAGTCGGGGCTCGGCgggggatgctctgcaggaggaaggaaaagaggctGAGCGCGGGGGTCCCCAAAACACCAGCGGGGGAGCCCACCGGGACATGGGTCTCTAGTCGTCCCCCCACCACCCTGAGCATCTTGCCAGGCCACCCAGCGTCCTCACCCTGAATCCGCTGCCGTCCCGGGTGGGACCCCCCTTCCCGGTGGGGCGGCGGGCAGCTGCGCGCAGCCCCTTGCCAAGCGGGATTTCCGGTTGTTTACTGCGGGCCGGACCCACGGCCGCGCTCCCACCGCCCTGGCATGGGCAAAAGGGGGGACCCCCGGCAGGGAAATGGGGGGCACGGCCAGACCCCTCTGCACCCCgacagggacagggatgcaCCCCGGTGGGGATAGGGGTGGCTCTGTCTGTGTCTCCCGGCTCTGTGCCgcaaagc contains the following coding sequences:
- the SYDE1 gene encoding rho GTPase-activating protein SYDE1, which encodes MAEPLLRRTFSRLRGRDRPRGKKSDGKDREHPPPSPDSPVDPEAAPVEAVPAASRKQNWARFSCGGRDERRPLPPKPSSDPADTSEPDPAPSNPRPGIEQPSEEDVEPAEEAEAVNGSGELGGPGRSPGHGAYLQSLERSSRHWVLSSAKGPGLDEPGSGAEADAGGASSEGEIWYNPIPEDEDPRPGSSWKPWSGGSRDAERGRGGESPPKTGREDPSRGGLGTAESSGPRSGVAPAVPAAGRGEEPGASRTQACGKMPIPCVSSGTGPTTPSPPASPKKGRSLNKVKSPGTVRRLSMKMKKLPELRRKLSLRSPRPRGQEGGTSPPETRKESSNVISRYHLDSSVASRPGLPRAKAAGKGGYLSDGDSPELPAKAGARAEPEDGGNGLDVGAFRPYSCGETPPRCGQHISGLVSVHLHGVRDLKPPRAEAREVFCVLQVDAANRARTALLPCKTAFLGLNHTFNLELEGARHLKVIVFSWDPTSCRNRLCCHGTVVLPHIFRGCRAQQLAVRLQPRGILYSKFTLVEQWDGPSEREPRVFGVELGQLVEREKAATKVPLLIQKCVTEIEKRGLKVVGLYRLCGSAAVKKELRDAFERDSAAVTLSEQLYPDINVITGILKDYLRELPTPLITPTLYHVVLEAMAKRPPRTPPGERDAVTLLDCLPDVEKATLTRLLDHLSLVASFHEFNRMNSQNIAVCFGPVLLTQNQEPWRGTGTRGYAHCEDIASAVDFKRHIEVLHYLLQAWPAPRSSLAPQLREGAQPSCPQHQRGPPLRLDLLESAVVARHRPRGPESPPSNRYAGDWSVCDHRFLLVPGAAGDAEAAAGDGETGVSARRSPRRRTLFVTDFDLGEEAEAPFGPRLNLKDFDALILDLERELAKQINVCL